TTCGAGATTGAGTTCGAGCGTTCGCGCACCGGCCGCCCGTGCCTCCTGCACGAAGCCGGCGGCAGGATAGACCGCGCCGGATGTGCCGATGCTGACAAACAGATCGCAGCTTTCAAGCGCGCGGTAGATGCGGCCCATTTCATAAGGCATCTCGCCGAACCACACGACATCGGGGCGCAGGGTCGGCGCGCGGCAGACGGGGCATGGCGGGCGGTCGATCATGGTCGCGTCCCATCGGCTGCGGGTCTCGCATGATTGGCACAGCGCCGATTTCAGCTCGCCATGCATATGCAGCACCCGCGCCGATCCGCCGCGTTCGTGCAGGTCGTCGACATTCTGGGTGACGAGCAGCAGATCGCCGCGAAATTCGCGCTCCAGTTGCGCCAGCGCCATGTGCGCAGGGTTGGGCGCCACATTGCCTAACGCGGCGCGCCGCATGTCGTAGAAGTTCAAAACAAGGTCGGGGTTGCGGGCGAAACCTTCGGGCGTGGCGACATCCTCGACCCGGTGCTGCTCCCAAAGTCCGCCCGCCGAGCGGAAGGTATCGATCCCGCTTTCGGCGGAAATCCCTGCGCCGGTGAGGATGACGATGCGTTTAATCTCTGCCATGAGGCCTTCAAGCATGGGGCATAGAGGCAAGGCAATGGCACAGCTCAAATTCGGGGTGATCGGACACAAGGGCCGGATGGGACAGGCGCTGGAGACAGCGATTGCTGACGCGGGCCATGCGATGTGTGTCGGCGTGGATGCCGGAGGCAGCATCGGCCCCCATGCCAGCCAGTGCGACGTGCTGATCGATTTCTCCGCGCCGGATGCCCTCGCCGCGAACCTTGGCGCGGCAAAGGTGGCGGGCAAGCCGATCGTTATCGGCACGACCGGACTTGAAGAGCCACATTTCGTGATGCTGGCCGAAGCCGCGCGCGCCGTGCCGGTACTGCAATCGGGCAACTTCTCGCTGGGCGTGACGCTGATGGCGCATCTGGTGCGCGAGGCCGCGGCGCGGCTGGGGCCGGAATGGGATATCGAGGTGCTGGAAATGCACCACCGCATGAAGGTCGATGCGCCGTCCGGCACGGCCAAACTGCTCGGCGAGGCGGCCGCGGCAGGGCGCGGGATCGTGCTCGGCGACAACATGGAAA
This DNA window, taken from Porphyrobacter sp. ULC335, encodes the following:
- a CDS encoding NAD-dependent deacylase; the protein is MAEIKRIVILTGAGISAESGIDTFRSAGGLWEQHRVEDVATPEGFARNPDLVLNFYDMRRAALGNVAPNPAHMALAQLEREFRGDLLLVTQNVDDLHERGGSARVLHMHGELKSALCQSCETRSRWDATMIDRPPCPVCRAPTLRPDVVWFGEMPYEMGRIYRALESCDLFVSIGTSGAVYPAAGFVQEARAAGARTLELNLEPSEGSRLFDETRHGPASALVPQWVGEVLSSGAA
- the dapB gene encoding 4-hydroxy-tetrahydrodipicolinate reductase, yielding MAQLKFGVIGHKGRMGQALETAIADAGHAMCVGVDAGGSIGPHASQCDVLIDFSAPDALAANLGAAKVAGKPIVIGTTGLEEPHFVMLAEAARAVPVLQSGNFSLGVTLMAHLVREAAARLGPEWDIEVLEMHHRMKVDAPSGTAKLLGEAAAAGRGIVLGDNMESGRHGMTGARAEGAIGFATLRGGTVAGEHSVIFAGSEERLTLSHSAENRMIFARGAVRAAQWLTGQSAGRYTMNDVLGL